The following coding sequences lie in one Lolium perenne isolate Kyuss_39 chromosome 2, Kyuss_2.0, whole genome shotgun sequence genomic window:
- the LOC127332661 gene encoding protein STRUBBELIG-RECEPTOR FAMILY 7 isoform X2, translated as MTIAAMERGRRSRGAAAIGAALLLFLAAASLGAHANTDSNDVTALGVFYTTMNSPPQLKNWVSQNGDPCGQSWNGITCSGSRVSAINLSGMNLNGTLGYNMNLLTALVQLDMSNNNLGGSDIPYNLPPNLEKLNLAGNHFTGTTPYSISQMISLKELNLGHNQISTISDMFNQMTNLTTMDISFNTFSGNIPQSFNSLTSLKTLYMQNNQFSGTIDVLANLPLTDLNVANNQFTGWVPDKLKKINNLQTTGNSFSNGPAPPPPPGTTPTPTPQRPAPPSRTSNGSSDSRSQHSKLQGGAIAGIVICLLVVGAIVTFFVIKRKSWKFSVRRDPEQNEPLSPLASGFKQIKSIKIISTTGKDQFQKTVSMSLKPPTKIDLHKSFDDNDLTSKSVTRKISLSSIRIPAYTVADLQIATGSFSPDNFISEGSFGRVFKAQFDDQKVLAVKKINFSAFPSYPSDLFIELVANISRLNHPNLAELVGYCSEHGQCLLAYEFYRNGSLYDLLNLVGDQSKPLSWNSRVKIALGSARALEYLHETCSPSVIHKNFKSSNILLDIELNPHLSDSGYADLIPNQEFQESEENLGYRAPEVTMCGQYSLKSDVYSFGVVMLELLTGRKPFDRTRSRSEQSLVRWATPQLHDIDALDQMVDPALQGLYPSKSLSRFADAIALCVQAEPEFRPPMSEVVQSLVRLVQRANMTRMSSSCESYTGRHGESAALDLRHPLSSPRKPPGHANSFRVRSYTQRALTNDSTDNEIVIALGSNVGDRVSTFDRALRLMRSSGIRITRHACLYETAPAYVTDQPRFLNSAVRGTTKLGPHDLLRKLKEIEKDIGRTTGVRYGPRPIDLDILLYGDSRIKTKSLIVPHERIHERPFVLAPLVDLLGSSAEDSMEKRWHSLSKCSGGFFDLWSKLGGESIIGTEGIKRVMSVGNTLLDWRERTLVMGVLNLTPDSFSDGGKFQEVEAAISQARLLISEGADIIDIGAQSTRPFARRLSAEEELERLVPVLDAITKLPEMEGKLLSVDTFYAQVAAEAVKRGATMINDVSGGQLDPDILQVVAELGVPYVAMHMRGDPSTMQNEQNLQYDDVCKEVASELYARLRAAELSGIPLWRIVLDPGIGFSKKSTQNIEVITGLESIREEMGKMSLGASHVPILLGPSRKSFLGQICNRADPAERDAATASAVTVAILNGANIVRVHNVRYSVDAAKVSDASLKYTRK; from the exons ATGACCATCGCAGCCAtggagagggggaggaggagcAGAGGAGCTGCGGCCATTGGAGCCGCCCTGCTGCTCTTCTTGGCCGCCGCCTCCTTGGGAGCTCATGCCAACACCGACTCGAATGACG TGACAGCCCTCGGCGTCTTCTACACAACCATGAATTCGCCGCCCCAGCTGAAAAACTGGGTGTCACAAAATGGAGATCCCTGCGGACAGTCGTGGAATGGGATCACTTGCTCTGGTTCCAGAGTGTCAGCAAT AAACTTATCGGGCATGAATCTTAACGGGACTCTGGGTTACAACATGAACCTACTGACTGCACTAGTTCAGCT CGATATGAGCAATAATAATCTTGGAGGCAGTGACATTCCCTATAATCTTCCTCCAAATCTTGAGAAATT AAATCTTGCTGGAAACCACTTTACTGGAACCACACCATACTCTATTTCCCAAATGATTTCACTTAAGGAATT AAATCTTGGTCATAATCAGATCTCAACCATCAGTGATATGTTCAACCAGATGACCAACCTAACAACAAT GGACATCTCATTCAACACGTTTTCTGGTAATATTCCACAAAGCTTCAACTCTTTGACAAGCTTGAAAACACT TTATATGCAGAATAACCAATTCAGTGGCACGATAGATGTCCTTGCCAATCTTCCTCTTACTGACTT AAATGTCGCAAACAATCAATTCACTGGCTGGGTCCCTGATAAGCTAAAGAAAATAAATAATCTCCA GACAACTGGAAACTCATTTAGCAATGGTCccgcaccaccacctccaccaggtACAACTCCAACTCCAACGCCTCAACGCCCAGCTCCTCCAAGTAGAACAAGCAATGGTTCATCCGACAGTCGCAGCCAACACTCCAAACTACAAGGTGGTGCAATAGCAGGAATTGTAATATGTTTGCTGGTTGTTGGTGCAATTGTTACATTCTTTGTGATCAAGAGGAAATCTTGGAAGTTCTCAGTGAGACGAGACCCAGAACAGAATGAACCTCTCAGTCCTCTTGCTTCAGGATTTAAAC AGATCAAGTCCATTAAGATTATCTCAACAACTGGCAAGGATCAATTTCAGAAGACTGTTTCAATGAGCTTAAAACCTCCAACAAAAATTGACTTGCACAAGTCCTTCGATGATAACGATCTCACAAGCAAGTCTGTCACAAGAAAAATAAGTTTGTCTTCCATCAGAATACCTGCATACACCGTTGCAGACCTGCAGATAGCAACAGGAAGCTTTAGCCCTGACAATTTTATAAGTGAGGGGTCATTTGGACGAGTTTTCAAAGCACAATTCGATGATCAGAAG GTCCTGGCAGTAAAGAAAATCAATTTTTCTGCATTCCCAAGCTACCCGTCAGATTTGTTCATTGAGTTGGTTGCAAATATTTCAAGGCTAAATCATCCAAACCTTGCCGAGCTAGTTGGTTACTGTTCAGAGCATGGGCAGTGCTTGTTGGCATATGAATTCTACCGAAATGGTTCTCTGTATGACTTACTTAATCTGGTGGGCGATCAAAGCAAACCGTTGTCCTGGAACAGCCGTGTGAAGATTGCCCTTGGATCTGCAAGGGCGTTAGA GTACCTACATGAAACATGTTCGCCATCTGTGATTCACAAAAACTTCAAGTCATCAAACATTTTACTCGATATTGAGCTGAACCCCCACCTTTCGGATTCTGGATACGCCGACCTTATTCCTAACCAGGAATTCCAG GAATCAGAAGAAAACTTAGGATATAGGGCACCTGAGGTAACCATGTGTGGGCAATACTCACTGAAGAGTGATGTGTATAGCTTTGGTGTCGTGATGTTAGAGCTCCTGACTGGCCGCAAACCATTTGACAG GACCCGATCACGATCTGAGCAGTCACTAGTCCGATGGGCTACGCCGCAGCTCCATGACATCGACGCGCTAGACCAGATGGTCGATCCAGCGCTCCAGGGTCTGTACCCCTCGAAATCCCTGTCCCGCTTCGCCGACGCTATCGCACTTTGCGTGCAG GCTGAGCCAGAGTTCCGGCCACCGATGTCCGAGGTGGTCCAGTCGTTAGTCCGCCTCGTGCAGCGGGCAAACATGACTAGAATGTCTTCCAGCTGCGAGAGCTACACAGGGCGCCACGGCGAATCTG CAGCATTGGATCTTCGGCATCCTCTCAGCTCCCCAAGGAAACCACCGGGCCACGCTAACTCCTTCAGGGTCCGCTCCTACACGCAACGCGCGCTCACCAACGATTCCACCGACAACGAAATAGTGATTGCCCTGGGCAGCAACGTGGGAGACAGGGTCAGCACGTTCGACAGGGCGCTGCGGCTGATGAGGAGCTCGGGCATCAGGATCACCAGGCACGCCTGCCTGTACGAGACCGCCCCAGCCTACGTGACCGACCAGCCGCGGTTCCTCAACTCCGCTGTCAGGGGCACCACTAAACTAGGGCCTCACGATTTGCTCAGGAAGCTCAAGGAGATCGAGAAGGATATAGGGCGCACCACCGGGGTAAGGTACGGTCCGAGGCCGATCGATCTGGACATTCTTCTGTATGGGGACTCCCGGATCAAGACCAAGTCTCTGATTGTGCCGCATGAACGCATCCATGAGAGGCCATTCGTCTTGGCGCCTCTTGTTGACCTCCTGGGTTCGTCGGCTGAGGATAGCATGGAGAAAAGATGGCACTCTCTCTCGAAGTGCAGTGGCGGGTTCTTTGATTTGTGGAGCAAGCTTGGTGGCGAATCCATAATTGGAACAGAAGGCATTAAAAGGGTCATGTCTGTTGGAAATACGCTGTTGGATTGGCGTGAGAGGACCCTGGTTATGGGGGTGCTTAACCTCACGCCAGACAGCTTCAGCGACGGAGGTAAGTTTCAAGAAGTGGAAGCTGCCATTTCTCAGGCCAGGCTGCTAATATCAGAAGGCGCTGACATAATTGATATTGGTGCTCAGTCCACCAGGCCCTTTGCAAGAAGGCTATCTGCAGAAGAAGAGCTTGAGAGGCTGGTCCCTGTTCTGGATGCTATCACGAAACTCCCTGAGATGGAAGGGAAGTTGCTTTCGGTAGACACGTTCTACGCGCAAGTCGCTGCTGAAGCTGTGAAAAGAGGAGCCACCATGATCAATGATGTATCTGGTGGGCAGCTTGACCCAGATATTCTTCAAGTTGTTGCTGAACTGGGAGTTCCGTATGTTGCCATGCACATGAGAGGCGATCCATCAACTATGCAGAATGAACAGAATCTACAGTATGATGATGTCTGCAAAGAAGTTGCTTCTGAGTTATACGCTCGGTTGAGAGCAGCAGAGTTGTCTGGAATTCCTTTGTGGAGGATTGTTCTTGATCCTGGCATTGGGTTTTCCAAGAAATCCACACAGAATATTGAAGTAATCACGGGCTTGGAATCCATTAGAGAAGAGATGGGTAAAATGAGTCTAGGTGCTTCGCATGTGCCAATATTACTTGGACCTTCCAGGAAAAGTTTCCTAGGGCAAATATGCAATCGCGCTGATCCAGCCGAGAGAGATGCCGCTACTGCTTCTGCTGTTACAGTTGCGATCTTGAATGGTGCTAATATAGTAAGGGTCCATAATGTTAGATACAGTGTGGATGCTGCAAAGGTCTCTGATGCATCACTCAAGTACACAAGAAAATAA
- the LOC127332661 gene encoding folate synthesis bifunctional protein, mitochondrial isoform X1, producing the protein MLRAKDTFRKMYSAAKGYYCTGLAPPNAFSALDLRHPLSSPRKPPGHANSFRVRSYTQRALTNDSTDNEIVIALGSNVGDRVSTFDRALRLMRSSGIRITRHACLYETAPAYVTDQPRFLNSAVRGTTKLGPHDLLRKLKEIEKDIGRTTGVRYGPRPIDLDILLYGDSRIKTKSLIVPHERIHERPFVLAPLVDLLGSSAEDSMEKRWHSLSKCSGGFFDLWSKLGGESIIGTEGIKRVMSVGNTLLDWRERTLVMGVLNLTPDSFSDGGKFQEVEAAISQARLLISEGADIIDIGAQSTRPFARRLSAEEELERLVPVLDAITKLPEMEGKLLSVDTFYAQVAAEAVKRGATMINDVSGGQLDPDILQVVAELGVPYVAMHMRGDPSTMQNEQNLQYDDVCKEVASELYARLRAAELSGIPLWRIVLDPGIGFSKKSTQNIEVITGLESIREEMGKMSLGASHVPILLGPSRKSFLGQICNRADPAERDAATASAVTVAILNGANIVRVHNVRYSVDAAKVSDASLKYTRK; encoded by the exons ATGCTCCGCGCCAAGGACACATTCAGGAAGATGTACTCAGCTGCCAAGGGCTACTACTGCACAGGGCTAGCACCGCCGAATGCCTTCTCAG CATTGGATCTTCGGCATCCTCTCAGCTCCCCAAGGAAACCACCGGGCCACGCTAACTCCTTCAGGGTCCGCTCCTACACGCAACGCGCGCTCACCAACGATTCCACCGACAACGAAATAGTGATTGCCCTGGGCAGCAACGTGGGAGACAGGGTCAGCACGTTCGACAGGGCGCTGCGGCTGATGAGGAGCTCGGGCATCAGGATCACCAGGCACGCCTGCCTGTACGAGACCGCCCCAGCCTACGTGACCGACCAGCCGCGGTTCCTCAACTCCGCTGTCAGGGGCACCACTAAACTAGGGCCTCACGATTTGCTCAGGAAGCTCAAGGAGATCGAGAAGGATATAGGGCGCACCACCGGGGTAAGGTACGGTCCGAGGCCGATCGATCTGGACATTCTTCTGTATGGGGACTCCCGGATCAAGACCAAGTCTCTGATTGTGCCGCATGAACGCATCCATGAGAGGCCATTCGTCTTGGCGCCTCTTGTTGACCTCCTGGGTTCGTCGGCTGAGGATAGCATGGAGAAAAGATGGCACTCTCTCTCGAAGTGCAGTGGCGGGTTCTTTGATTTGTGGAGCAAGCTTGGTGGCGAATCCATAATTGGAACAGAAGGCATTAAAAGGGTCATGTCTGTTGGAAATACGCTGTTGGATTGGCGTGAGAGGACCCTGGTTATGGGGGTGCTTAACCTCACGCCAGACAGCTTCAGCGACGGAGGTAAGTTTCAAGAAGTGGAAGCTGCCATTTCTCAGGCCAGGCTGCTAATATCAGAAGGCGCTGACATAATTGATATTGGTGCTCAGTCCACCAGGCCCTTTGCAAGAAGGCTATCTGCAGAAGAAGAGCTTGAGAGGCTGGTCCCTGTTCTGGATGCTATCACGAAACTCCCTGAGATGGAAGGGAAGTTGCTTTCGGTAGACACGTTCTACGCGCAAGTCGCTGCTGAAGCTGTGAAAAGAGGAGCCACCATGATCAATGATGTATCTGGTGGGCAGCTTGACCCAGATATTCTTCAAGTTGTTGCTGAACTGGGAGTTCCGTATGTTGCCATGCACATGAGAGGCGATCCATCAACTATGCAGAATGAACAGAATCTACAGTATGATGATGTCTGCAAAGAAGTTGCTTCTGAGTTATACGCTCGGTTGAGAGCAGCAGAGTTGTCTGGAATTCCTTTGTGGAGGATTGTTCTTGATCCTGGCATTGGGTTTTCCAAGAAATCCACACAGAATATTGAAGTAATCACGGGCTTGGAATCCATTAGAGAAGAGATGGGTAAAATGAGTCTAGGTGCTTCGCATGTGCCAATATTACTTGGACCTTCCAGGAAAAGTTTCCTAGGGCAAATATGCAATCGCGCTGATCCAGCCGAGAGAGATGCCGCTACTGCTTCTGCTGTTACAGTTGCGATCTTGAATGGTGCTAATATAGTAAGGGTCCATAATGTTAGATACAGTGTGGATGCTGCAAAGGTCTCTGATGCATCACTCAAGTACACAAGAAAATAA